A genomic segment from Clarias gariepinus isolate MV-2021 ecotype Netherlands chromosome 11, CGAR_prim_01v2, whole genome shotgun sequence encodes:
- the acad8 gene encoding isobutyryl-CoA dehydrogenase, mitochondrial, with product MAASVWRLVRSCSINRSRGLIFNRVHKRGIAACIDPSVGLTDEQKEFQKVAFDFAANEMAPHMAQWDEKEIFPVETMRNAAQLGFGGIYVKPDVGGSGLSRLDTSIIFEALSTGCASTTAYISIHNMCAWMIDTFGNNEQREKYCPDLCTMEKFASYCLTEPGSGSDAASLLTSAKLQGDHYVLNGSKAFISGGGDTDVYVVMCRTGGKGPKGISCLVVEKGTPGLSFGKKEKKVGWNSQPTRAVIFEDCAVPVTNRLGAEGQGFNIAMLGLNGGRINIASCSLGAAHASVVLARDHMRVRKQFGEPLANSQFLQFKLAEMATKLVASRLLVRQAAVALQENRPDAVSLCSMAKLFATDECFAICNQALQMHGGYGYLKDYAVQQFVRDIRVHQILEGTNEVMRMIISRNLLTES from the exons ATGGCGGCGTCTGTGTGGCGGCTTGTCCGGTCCTGTAGCATTAACAGAAGTAGaggtttaatatttaacagaGTGCATAAAAGAGGAATTGCAGCCTGCATTGATC ctTCAGTAGGTCTTACAGATGAACAAAAAGAATTCCAGAAAGTGGCATTCGATTTTGCTGCCAACGAAATGGCACCACACATGGCACAATGGGACGAGAAA GAAATTTTTCCTGTGGAGACCATGAGAAATGCAGCCCAGCTTGGGTTTGGAGGAATTTACGTAAAGCCAGACGTTGGGGGCTCAGGACTGTCTCGCCTAGACACGTCCATCATCTTTGAAGCTTTGTCTACTGGCTGTGCGAGCACCACAGCTTACATCAGCATTCACAA cATGTGCGCCTGGATGATCGACACATTTGGTAATaatgagcagagagagaagtaCTGTCCTGATCTGTGCACCATGGAGAAGTTTGCCTCATACTGTCTGACTGAACCTG GAAGCGGAAGTGACGCAGCGTCACTGTTAACCAGTGCAAAGCTACAAGGAGACCATTACGTTCTGAACGGCTCCAAG GCCTTCATCAGTGGTGGAGGAGATACCGACGTGTATGTAGTAATGTGTCGTACTGGTGGGAAGGGCCCCAAAGGCATCTCCTGTCTGGTGGTGGAGAAGGGAACTCCAGGACTCAGTTTTGGTAAAAAGGAGAAGAAG GTCGGTTGGAACTCACAACCCACGAGAGCTGTAATCTTTGAAGATTGTGCAGTGCCGGTGACTAATCGGCTCGGGGCAGAGGGACAGGGCTTTAACATCGCCATGCTCGGACTCAATGGGGGCAGAATTAATATTG CTTCCTGTTCTCTAGGAGCTGCTCACGCATCTGTGGTGCTGGCTCGAGATCACATGCGTGTGCGCAAACAGTTTGGGGAACCTCTAGCAAACAGCCAG TTCCTGCAGTTTAAACTGGCTGAAATGGCAACGAAGCTGGTAGCATCCCGGTTACTCGTGCGTCAGGCGGCAGTCGCTCTGCAAGAGAACAGACCAGATGCAGTGTCACTCTGCTCCATGGCAAAACTCTTCGCCACTGATGAATGCTTTGCC atATGTAACCAGGCCCTGCAGATGCACGGAGGATATGGCTACCTCAAGGACTATGCAGTACAGCAGTTTGTCCGTGATATTCGAGTACATCAGATATTAGAAG